From the Deinococcus sonorensis KR-87 genome, the window CCTTGCCACGGCTCAGGCGAAGCTTCAACAAAGGCGTACTGGCCTGTCCCCATCAGCAACATTTTTAGGGACGGCACGTCATGTACCGTCCTGCTTTCGTACCTGTCACTAGGTGCGGCCTGAAGGCTGCCCCGATTCCGCCGCTCGCACCTGTCCTGCCCGGAGGTCGCTGTCCTGTCTGCGCCGACGAGTTTCGAGAACGAGGTTCCTATGACCCAGCCCAACGACGACATCAATTTGCTCCAGGTGCTCGGCACCCTGCGCCGGAGTTTGCTCCCGATTATGGGCGCGACGGTGCTGGTCGGTGCGGGCACCTACCTGGCGTCGCGGGCACAGCATCCGGTGTATGAATCTCGCAGCAGCATCATCAGTCTGTACAGCAATATGGGCAACCAAGTGGTGAACAGCACCGTAGTAACTGCCCCTCCTCTGCCCCAGGGAGCTTTAGATGAGGCGATGCGCTCAAAAAGCGTGACCAATAACATTCTAAAGTCGGTGATGGCGGCGCATCTCGATGCAGCTCAGACAAATGCGATCCGCCGGGGCCTCCAGAACAGCTTGGCCACTGGCAAGAATAGTCTAATCAAAGTGAACTCACGACTGGACACTCTGCAGCGCGGGGTGTACGAGATCGTGGCGCACGCCAGCTCACCGCGTGCCGCCAGCGTATTGTCCGGAGCAACCGTCAACGCCTTGCTCGGCTGGGACGCCGAGCGTGCCCAGCGTGGAGTGTCCAGCGCACGCAAGAACATTGAATCTCAATTGCAGTCGCTGGACACTCGATTAAAGACAACCTCTCCTGGCAGTGCTGACTATGTGAGTCTGACGACGGCGCGCGGCGTGATTTTACAGAATCTGGCACAGATGACGGCATTGGAGCAGACTTCAAGTGGCACTCTGTCAGCTGGAGCTGATCCCAGCGATCCCATCAGCCCAGTATCGCCACGACCATTACGGAACGCGGTCCTCGCGGCGTTACTGACACTATTTGCAGCCAGTGGCTTAGTGCTGTTGCTTGGCTCGTTGCGCCGTCGCGTAAACAACGCCTCGGATCTCGTCCCTCTGGGCCTACCGCTGCTTGGTCAGCTGCCATTGATGAAGCGCAGCGAGTTGACGCGTGGAATTTTAGGAGCGAGTCGGAGCGGGCGGCTGTACGACGCGCTGGGCTTTCTGCGGATCAACCTCAGTACGGCCGAGCCCAAATCGGGCCGGATTTTGGCCGTCACCAGCGCCGCTCCCGGCGCCGGAAAGAGCAGCCTAAGCGCGGCTCTGGCTTCCAGCTTCGCCGAGGGCGGGTTGCGGGTGTTGCTGATTGACGCGGACCTCCATCGCCCTACTCAGCACCGTGTCTGGAACATGAACAGCACGACGACCGTACGTCTTCCGGGAGCCACTAAAGATGGTCAAGCGACGCTGCCTCATGCCCTGATGTATCCCGATGAAGCGTGTGCGCTCCGCGACCCAGCGCAAGCGGAGGTGGATCTGCTGCCGGCTGGACAACCAGGGCGACAGCGTCAACAGCTGCTAAATCATCCCGACCTCGCTGAGCTGCTGCGCCGCTGGGCTACTGGGTATGACCTGATATTGATTGACACCCCACCGGTGCTAGCCCTGGCTGACACCTTGGCGCTGACTTTAAGTACCGACGGCGTCCTGCTGGTGGTGGAATCTGGTGTGACCAGCCTGGACGAGGTCGAGCGAGTCCAGCAAATCGTTCAACAGAACGGTATCAAGCTACTGGGCGCAGTGCTGAACAAGTTGCCGCGCTCTGAACAGCGGTACTACTACGGGTACAGCTACACTGCGCCCAGCCAGAAATAAGAGCAACGACCTTCTCCTGGACGCCTGCGTCCTGCCCTTTCCCTGAGGTTTTATGTCACGTACCCTCGAAGTTGATCTCCTGTCCGCCCTTAAAGATAAGATTCGGGATCGCAGCGCCAGAATCGGTGTGGTGGGTTTGGGATATGTTGGGCTGCCTTTCCTCGTCGAAAAAGCCAAAGTAGGCTTTCATGTCACCGGAATCGATAAGAACCAAAGCCGGGCGGATATGGTTGCTCGGGGTGAAAATTATATTGGTGACGTCCATGACGCCGAGCTGAGAGACGTGGTGGCCCGCGGCCTCGTCTCTACTACCACTGACTTTGAGAAGGTGGCTGAGCTTGATGTGATCGTTATCTGTGTGCCGACGCCACTGGATAGCAACTTGACGCCCGACCTGGGGTTTGTTCGTCAAGTGACGGCGGAGATTGCCCGTTACCTCCGCCCTGGACAGCTGGTCAGTCTGGAGAGCACTACCTACCCCGGTACCACCGAAGAAGTCATGAAGCCGCTCTTGGAAGCAGGCGGCCTGGAAGCGGGTGTAGACTTTTTTCTGGCCCACTCCCCGGAGCGAGTCGATCCTGGGAACAAGAAGTTCGGTACTGCCAATACCAACAAAGTGGTTGGTGGGAATGATCCAGCGAGTTTGGAAGCAGCACTCGTCTTCTATAAGAGTGCCATTGAGCACGTGGTACCAGTGAGCAGCGCCAAAGTAGCCGAAATGGTTAAGGTCTATGAAAATACCTTCCGTTCAGTCAACATTGCATTGGTGAACGAGTTGGCAATGTTATGTGATCGCATGGGCATGAATGTGTGGGAAGTGCTGGACGCAGCTTTCACCAAACCCTTCGGGATCATGCCGTTTTATCCTGGTCCCGGCGTCGGCGGTCATTGTATTCCCTTAGATCCGCATTATTTAGAGTGGAAGGCTCGCGAGTACGGCTTCGAGACCCGCTTCATTACTCTAGCCAGCGAGATTAATCGTAATATGCCGGATTTTGTGATTCAGAAAGTCACACGATTGCTTAATAATGATAGTAAAGCTGTAAAAGGTAGTCGTATTCTTCAGCTCGGCATGGCATATAAGCGCAATATTGACGATTACCGCGAGTCACCTGCTCTGGTCGTTTATGAACAGCTTTTAGCGCTTGGTGCAGACATTAGATTCTATGATCCGCACGTTAGTATTGTTGAGGAGCACGGACAGACCATTCAGGGCTTGGGCGAACTAACAATCGAATCACTTGAACAGGCGGATCTGGTGATTATTACTACCCCGCACAGCAATGTGGATTATCAGCAAGTTGTGAAGCACAGTCGTCGTGTTTTAGACACTCGCAATGCGACTCAGGGTATCGTGTCTAATAATATCGTCCTTCTGTAATTAGGCAAAAAATATTATGGCCAGATACCTGGTGACCGGAGGTGCCGGTTTTATCGGCAGCCATCTTGTGGAAGCCCTGGTGAATCGTGGAGATGACGTAGTTGTATTCGACGATCTGTCCAGTGGCCGGTATGAGAACATCGCTCATCTCGAAGGCCGTTTCCGATTTGTCAGGGACGATCTACGAACGCTGCCAGCAGTCGAAGCTGCTATGGAAGGCGTGGATTTTGTGAGCCACTTGGGAGCACTTGGGAGCGTTCCAAGATCTATCGCTGATCCAATTACAAGTCATAATGTAAATGCAACCGGTACGCTAAACGTTTTACTTGCAGCAAAGCAAGCAAGAGTAAAACGTGTAGTCTATGCCAGCAGTAGCAGTGTTTACGGCGATAACGTAGCACTGCCAACAGTAGAAACAATGCCGCTGCGGCCCATCTCCCCATATGCACTGACAAAGTTGACGGGAGAGGAGTATTGTAGGATTTTTTCCCTAGTCTATGGCCTTGAAACTGTAACCCTGCGATTTTTTAATGTATTTGGGCCGCGCCAATGGCCAAATAGTCCGTACGCAGCAGTGATCCCAAAATTTATTAACGCTATGCTTGAAGGACGTGCACCGATTATAAATGGAGACGGCTTGCAATCAAGAGATTTTACATTCGTGCTTAACAATATCGATGCCAATTTAAAAGCCTTAGAAATGCCTGCCCAACAGGTTGTTGGTCGCTCTTTCAATATTGCTTGTGGCGATCAGATCAGTCTTGTTGACATCGTATCAGGCCTTAATCAGATACTTGGAACAAATATAGCCCCGGAATTTGGACCCACCCGACCTGGAGACATCAAACATTCGTGTGCAAATATAGTTGCAGCGGCGCAGTTACTAAATTACCGGCCTTTGGTAAGGTTCTGGGAGGGTCTGGAACAGACTGTGGACCATTATAGACAATTGATGGACACACCAAATATCTTATGAGTGCTACCCCTAACTCTCAAAAAGGCTTAAGCCTACGTCGAAATATCTCTTGGACTCTTGTAGGAAATTTAGTTTATGCGCTCTCGCAATGGGGAATGTTAGTAATACTTGCTCGAATGTCTTCACCCCATATTGTGGGACAATATTCGCTTGCGCTAGCCGTCAGCGCTCCAGTATATATGGCATTAAACCTTCAGCTTAGAGGTGTGCAAGCTACTGATGCAAACAAAACTTATCTTTTTGGCGATTATTTAGTTCTGCGTGTTGTAACAACTATTATCGGATTGATTTTTCTTTCAGTCATAGTCTACCGATATGCGCCAGACACACGCATAGTGATCGGACTGATCAGTCTCGCAAAGGCATTTGAAACAATTAGCGACGTTCTCTATGGACGCATGCAGGCCCACGAGAGGATGGATAGCATCGCGCGATCCACACTTATCAAGGGACCAGTTTCGCTGTTGGCGCTTTTTGTTGGTTTTTTATGGGAGGGACTCCCTGGGGCAGCAGGCTTGTTAGCTGCCGGTTGGCTACTTTTGTTGGTCGCGTATGATCTGCCAAACGCTCTGCGTATGAGCACAAAAGACGACATACGATGGGGCGGTATTCGTGTTTTATGGCAACTTTTTAAAGTTTCTGCGCCACTTGGTATTGTAATGGGGCTAGTATCATTGAACACGAATATACCACGCTACCAGATAGAGGCCTCTCTTAATACTAGTGCTTTGGGAATTTATTCTGCTCTTGCATATATAACTGTCGCAATTAGTCTTATCATCAACGCTACTGGTCAAGCAGTCAGTCCACGCTTGGCTCGTTATTTTGCAGAAGGTAACAAAGAGGGTTTTTTTAAAATACTGTATAAGATGTTGTCTATAGGTATATTCCTTGGCATGGTCGGGATAATTGGTGCCTCTATTCTGGGACGTTTAGTACTTAACCTTATGTATGGCGCGGCTTACTCAGAATATGCTCCGCTTCTGGTTACTATCATGGTTGCTGCAGGATTTGGCTATCTTGCTTCATTTCTAGGTTATACAATGACAGCTGCTCGGAAGTTTAAGGAACAAGTGCCGCTATTTCTAATTTGCACTGCAATTACATACATGCTGTCTTACATTTTCGTCCCCCGTTATGGATTATCTGGTGCCGCGTTAGCAACTCTAATATCAAACGTCGTGCAACTCGGTGGTGGGGCGTTCATAACCTATCACGCCATTTTATCAAGAAATAGTTCGCCAAAGGAGCATGATGTCCATCAGTAAAACAAATGGCCAGCCGAAGAAGATACGTGTCCTTCATATTGTTGGAGGTATGGATCGTGCAGGAGCAGAAACGTGGCTATACAATGTCAGAAAGTGTCTAAGCAAAGAATTGATTCAAATGGACTTTGTTGTTCACGGAAATAAAACCTATGACTATGAAGAAGAGTTAACAATGATGGGATGTGAATTTATTAGATGCACTCATGCGGGGAATCCTGTTTATTATACAGCCTCGCTTTTTAGAGCACTTAAGAAAAGGCCCAAGTATGACATTATCCACGCCCATATCCACTATTATTCAGGATTTGCGTTAGTCGCTTCTAGACTTGCTGGGATTAGGGCACTGGTTTGCCATTCTCACATCGATAAGTTGGCATCTATGGGAAAGCCATCACTGATGCAAAAGACTTATCAGTCAATAATGAGAACGCTGATTAATAAATTATCATTGGCGAAGGTTGCAGTGAGTCAAAACGCTGGAGCAGATTTATTCGGTGCAAAGTGGAAGCCTATTGCTAACGACCATATTATACCTTGCGGCATTGATATTACGAAGTACAAGATAAATTTAGATGCTGCTACCACAAAAAAACAACTCAAATTGCCCGAAGAGAGTGTTGTGATAGGCCATGTGGGCCGTTTGGAGCGACAAAAGAATCACACTTTCTTGCTGAAAGCCTTTCATAATGCTAGATCGCTTAATCCTAAGCTTCACCTTCTATGCATAGGGCAAGGAAGTCTAATTGATCAGCTAAAATTAGAGGCTGACCGCCTAGGTATCAGCGAAAATGTGACGTTCACTGGAGCAGCAAACAACGTAACCACGATAATGCAGGAGGCAATGGACGGATTTGTGTTTCCCTCTCTATTTGAGGGTATCCCATTAGCTTTGGTAGAAGCGCAAGCTGCAGGCCTGTATACGATTATGTCCGATTCTATTCCAAGCCAAGCTGAAGTCTACCCAGGCTCCACCGTTCGCCTCTCCCTCAGCGAGCCTGTTGAGATATGGGCTAGACATATTTCCCAAATTGATGGCTCGGAAAAAACTGGACGACAAATGAAAGCTCTTAAGGCTATTAAAGAGAGAGGTATGGATGTGACTTCGACTGCAGAAAAAATTCTTGCTATTTATATTAACTTAATTACCTATTGAAACCATAGACATAGACGGAGGCAATTTTTCCTCAGTTAATCAATTCTGTAACCTAATATGATATATGAAGGACAATTGCGGCATAACAGTCAAGTCAAATCTTCAAGCCTCACCAGGCCAATCGAGGGCGACAATGAAAGTAACTGTAGGTCTTCCGTTTTATAATTGTGAGCAGACGCTTGCATATGCTATCGAATCCGTGCTCTCGCAGACTTATGAGTTGTGGGAGTTGATTTTGATTAATGATGGCTCCACAGATAATTCAGTCACTATTGCCAAATCATATTCAGATCCTCGAATTATACTTCTTGATGATAAATTAAATAAGGGCTTAGCGTCGCGTCTCAACGAGATAACCGCTCTTGCCTCTGGCGATATGATTGCAAGGATGGATGCGGACGATATTATGGATCCACGTCGTTTAGAGAAGCAGCTCATATACCTTGAAATGCGCCCGGAAGTAGATCTTGTAGGATCATCAGCTTACATTATCGACTTGCAAAATAATGTTACAGGACTGAGATCGGCCAAACAGCCCGCACGTAAATTAATCGATATAGTCCGGCGAGGGATGTTTATCCATCCATCGGTCATGGGTAGACGAAGCTGGTTTTTAGAGAATAGTTACAATACTGCCCTAAAAAGGTCCGAAGATTTCGATATGTGGGTTAGAACATATAAAAAATCGACCTTCCATAATATTGAAGAGCCGCTATTGTACTACCGCGAAACGGGTATTGCTCAATATAAAAAATATATCAAAACACAAACTGAGAAATTAGCACTTCTGAAAGATTACGCGACCAAGTATATCAGCCCAAGAGAAGCGATTTATTTCAGCTTCCTGATATCTGGGAAAATGCTAACCTATTCATTGGCCAACTTTTTAGGACTCGAGTCAAATTTGACATCAAAAAGAAACCAGTCATTTACGGAAGAACAGAAAAAGCAAGCCACTGACAGACTTAAGAGCGAATTCCGCAATAAAATAATTTGATTAATGATAAAAAAAATTTCAGCTACAAAACGATGAAAATATATTGATGTCATAAAATATGAAAGGTTCTTACGCTGACTAGGTCTGAATAAGATATCTTAAAGCCGATAAGTATCTACACAAAAGTGCTCAATCAGAAGCATATAAGGTCCCAAAGACCGATTGTGAACGGGAGGTGAAGAGTCATCAACGGAAATTCTATGCCCAAACGTCTCTTATATATGGTTACAGTGCCTGTTAGTGCTAGAACCTTTTTGACAGGTCAGCTTAAAGCACTAAAAAAATACGATTACGAAGTTCATGTTGCCTCTTCTCCCCAACCAGTCGAAGAGCTTCTTCGAGTGGCTGATAATGAAGGCGTATCGGCCCACTTTGTTCCCCTTGTACGTGAAATCTCAATAAAAGAGGATTTCAAGGCACTTATTGCGACGTGGCGTCTTATGCGCCGTATACGTCCTGACATTACCAATGTCGGAACTCCTAAAGCCGGCCTAATTGGCGGTCTGGCTTCGGCACTATCAGGTACACCCGCCAGAGTGTATACGCTTCGTGGGCTTCGGTTAGAAACAACATCAGGAATTAGACGCCAACTATTAATATGGATGGAACAATTAGCCTGCGCTTCCGCCCATCGAGTTGTCTGTGTTAGTCCAAGTCTCCGCGAGCGAGCGGTAGAGCTGAGGCTGACGCCACCAGATAAAGCAGTGGTCCTTGGCGCAGGAAGCAGTAATGGGTTGGACAGCGAACGCTTTATGCCTACGAGCGATTTACTGCGTCGCGCAGAAGAAATCAGAACGTTTCTGAATTTACCTGCCGGTCCACCTACTATAGGTTTCGTGGGCCGCTTTGTAAAGGATAAAGGAATAACTGAGTTAATAGAAGCATTCGAGATGCTTTCTATAGAGATGCCGGATTTACGCCTATTATTATTGGGCAGATATGAGGAAGGCGATCCGGTTCCATCAAATATACGCCACAAAATAGAGAGTCATCCTAATATTATTTGCCCTGGCTTCGTCACCGACACATCTCCTTATTATTATTTAATGGATCTGTTGGCTTTTCCCACACACCGTGAAGGATTCGGTAACGTTGCACTCGAGGCTGCCGCAGCAGGAATACCAGTCGTCGCAACAACGGCAACAGGTGTTATAGATGCTGTACAGCATGGCATAACAGGTTTAATAGTCCCTGTAAATAACTCTAAGGCACTAGCTGACGCAATTCAATTCCTGATATATGAACCAAACACTGCTGCGGCGATGGGGAATGCAGGACGCGCACGTGTTCAGAGAGATTTTCAACCACAGCGCATTTGGCAACTACTAGATTCATTATATGAAGAGTTGATGGAAGAACATCATGCTCGCCGTCGCAAGAATGCACAAAAAACCAGAATCTTTATAAAACATATCACACATTTGGTATTAGCAATCTCAACGAGAGTATTGAAGCACATTTCAGTTCATCTCGTCAGCCCACTAATTAAAAGCAAACGTCGCTAGAGCACATATTAAACTCAAAGCAAACCAAAAGAATGACTCATTCAATATCGTAACGTGCTGCCAACGCCAATTTACTTGGCTCCCAGGACTACATACCGCACAGATAGATATTGTCAGGTGCTTGACGTTTATCGTACCCAGAGCGCGTTTTGGAAATCACGCAGCTCAAAGGAAGTGCTCGCATCGTGGGATCACGCCAACCACGATGTACGACTCGGACCTCAGTGATGCGGAATGGGCGACGCTTCAGGCCGTCTGGCCAGCTCGATCAACGCGGGGGACCCGCCCCAAATGGCCACGGCGGCGCATCATGGACGCCATCATGTATGTCCTGCGCGGCACCATCGCTTGGCGGGCGCTTCTCAAAGAGTTTCCACCATGGCAAACCGTGTTTTACCATTTCCGTCGGATGCGGCTGAGCGGCATCTGGAAGCGGGTCAACACTGCTCTACGGCAACAGTACCGGGTGCAGATCGGACGCACGGCCGATCCACACGCCACAGTGATCGATAGCCAGTCCGCCAAAACGACCGAGGTTGGCGATCAGCGAGGCTTTGACGGCAACAAAAAGATTAAGGACCGGAAACGGCACCTCCTGGTCGATACGCTCGGCCGGCTGTTGAAAGTGGTCGTGCACCCAGCGAGTTTGCAGGACCGTCAGGGTGGCAGATTGTTGGTAGAAGCGATCAAGGGAGAGCTCCCTACGCTGAACAAGATCTGGGCTGATCAGGGGTATACCGGGGCCTTCAGAACCTGGGCCAATGCACCCCTCTAGCTGGATCTCGAGGTGGAGTATCCGTGGTGGCGGCAGCTCGAACGCTACGCGCCTGAGATGCTCGAAGCGCAAGGTTTCGATGACACCGCATTTCATATGCTGCCCAGGCGATGGGTCGTGGAGCGCACCTTCGCTTGGCTCGGACGCAACAGACGGCTCGCGAAAGACTTCGAATACCTTGGAAAGGCTACCGAGACGTGGTGCGACCTGGCCATGAGTCGCCTCCTGCTGCGTCGCCTCACCCGGCCGTGACCCCTCTGCCTCGATTTCTAATACGCGCTCTAGAACGAACCTGCTGGTGATAGCTCAGGGGCTCTGTGGCGCTCAGAGCCTGTCCACGCCAACCGATGCGTGCTTCTAGGAAGGCCTTATAAGATGTGCGGCCATCCTAGTCCACGAGTTGCCTAGTGCGCCAGACCAGCTCAACGTTTTGGTCACGCATCTCCACCATCCGCACGCGATTGCACGACTCCACGCCCTGCTCTTACTCATGAATACCTCATCAACCTTGGCCGCCTCTTACAACAGCCCGTCATTAAAACTTGAGAGCATGACTTCCTGCACATGCAGAGCTCAGGCCATGACAGCTTGACGGTGACGCGCTTGTCACAACATGGGGGGTATCCTCGTGGGGATGACTTTTCTGGTGTTCTGCGGCGTGCTGCTTTCACATTTGCTGTACCTCCGGCATTTTGTCAGCATTCACCGGACCGGCCACCTGCCCCGCGTGGTGGACTTCGTAGGCATCGGCGCTCTGATGTACTTCGACCTGGGCATGGCGTTTGAAATGCTCGGTGTGCGGTACGACAACGTGTACTGGCGCCCCTTTTTTGATAACTCTAGCGAGGACGTCTGGGCTGCTGCTGTCCTAATCGCCCTGGCGCCCTGGATCATTCGGGTCGGGTCGTATCTGACCAACAGTGGCAGCCCGTTACAGCCGCAGGTGGGTATGGGCGAGCTCCTGCATCGTAGGAAACCAATGTTCTATGTAATGGCCACAGTGGCCACGCTCGGGATTGATCTACTAGGCTTCCGGCAGGTCCTGAGCGCTGGCGGGAACATCTGGGAGACCCGCGCCGGGGTTGGAGATGATTTCGGGCTGGCAATCACAATCTTCTACATCCCACTGGGCATCCTCGCGTTTTTTGTGCGGCAAAAAGAGTCACATACCCGTTTCGGCCAGCTGTTCACGATCCTCCTGCTGCTCGGTAGCATGATCGCCCCACTCGCAGTGGGCCAGCGAACCCTACTGCTGCTGCCTCTATTGGTGGTGGGGCTGTTTTGGCGCCGTCTTTCACTAGCTCGCATGGCCATCGCCGGAGTGCTCCTGTTGGTAGTCGCGGCTAATTTATTGACCGTCTTTAAGTACAAGTTTGGAAATGATCAGGCCACGCCGAGGGAGAACCTTGTCGTGACCACCGTCATGTTTGACCTGTACCGCGCCAACATGCTGGCCGAAACAATTCACAACGCCCCGACTGCAGGTACCACCTTGTTGCCCTATCCCGGTAGCGGGTACGTCTACAGCGGCTTGTTCTTCGTGCCTAGATCGCTGGCCCCATTTAAGGGCGAGAACACCGCAAAGTACTACACCGCCTGGAAGGCGGGGACCGCTGTGCAGGATACTAATTGGGGCCTGGGGATGTCGCTGCTCGACGAACTTTTGCTCAACTTTGGGTTCATTGGAGTCGTGCCAGGTCTGCTGCTTTACGGAGTAGTGATTGGTTGGCTAGACCGCCTAGTGGCTCGCGTGCCTAGCCTCATCGCCCCGTTTTGCTTCTCCGTGATGTGGATGTTCGGGTACTCGCTGCCTGCCGAGATCCTCACTTTCGGTGTGGTGGCGCTGGTAGCGCTGGGGATGTTCGCCTTGTTCAATTCCACCACCCGCCTACGTTTCGGCTTCCGGCCGCGCCGGGTGGTCTGGCGCTGAATCACTTGAGCACCCGAACGCTGTAGATAGCGTTCGCCGGATCAATGGCTACCCCAGTGCAGTTGTCTACCTTTACTGTCTCGGTGTCAGTGGAGTCCATCCAGACACGCAGATGGACAAAGCTGCTGAGCAAGGAAGGGGTATCACAGCCACTTACCACCGCGTTGTCGAGCGCCGCGCCAGTCATGCTGAAGTTGTCAGTGATCGCCGACGCGCCCGTCGCAGTACTTGAATAGTCGTAGGTAGTGCTACCCATCAGTGCTACCTGGACATCT encodes:
- a CDS encoding transposase — encoded protein: MEYPWWRQLERYAPEMLEAQGFDDTAFHMLPRRWVVERTFAWLGRNRRLAKDFEYLGKATETWCDLAMSRLLLRRLTRP
- a CDS encoding nucleotide sugar dehydrogenase, which translates into the protein MSRTLEVDLLSALKDKIRDRSARIGVVGLGYVGLPFLVEKAKVGFHVTGIDKNQSRADMVARGENYIGDVHDAELRDVVARGLVSTTTDFEKVAELDVIVICVPTPLDSNLTPDLGFVRQVTAEIARYLRPGQLVSLESTTYPGTTEEVMKPLLEAGGLEAGVDFFLAHSPERVDPGNKKFGTANTNKVVGGNDPASLEAALVFYKSAIEHVVPVSSAKVAEMVKVYENTFRSVNIALVNELAMLCDRMGMNVWEVLDAAFTKPFGIMPFYPGPGVGGHCIPLDPHYLEWKAREYGFETRFITLASEINRNMPDFVIQKVTRLLNNDSKAVKGSRILQLGMAYKRNIDDYRESPALVVYEQLLALGADIRFYDPHVSIVEEHGQTIQGLGELTIESLEQADLVIITTPHSNVDYQQVVKHSRRVLDTRNATQGIVSNNIVLL
- a CDS encoding IS5 family transposase, producing the protein MYDSDLSDAEWATLQAVWPARSTRGTRPKWPRRRIMDAIMYVLRGTIAWRALLKEFPPWQTVFYHFRRMRLSGIWKRVNTALRQQYRVQIGRTADPHATVIDSQSAKTTEVGDQRGFDGNKKIKDRKRHLLVDTLGRLLKVVVHPASLQDRQGGRLLVEAIKGELPTLNKIWADQGYTGAFRTWANAPL
- a CDS encoding glycosyltransferase, producing the protein MMSISKTNGQPKKIRVLHIVGGMDRAGAETWLYNVRKCLSKELIQMDFVVHGNKTYDYEEELTMMGCEFIRCTHAGNPVYYTASLFRALKKRPKYDIIHAHIHYYSGFALVASRLAGIRALVCHSHIDKLASMGKPSLMQKTYQSIMRTLINKLSLAKVAVSQNAGADLFGAKWKPIANDHIIPCGIDITKYKINLDAATTKKQLKLPEESVVIGHVGRLERQKNHTFLLKAFHNARSLNPKLHLLCIGQGSLIDQLKLEADRLGISENVTFTGAANNVTTIMQEAMDGFVFPSLFEGIPLALVEAQAAGLYTIMSDSIPSQAEVYPGSTVRLSLSEPVEIWARHISQIDGSEKTGRQMKALKAIKERGMDVTSTAEKILAIYINLITY
- a CDS encoding tyrosine-protein kinase domain-containing protein; this translates as MTQPNDDINLLQVLGTLRRSLLPIMGATVLVGAGTYLASRAQHPVYESRSSIISLYSNMGNQVVNSTVVTAPPLPQGALDEAMRSKSVTNNILKSVMAAHLDAAQTNAIRRGLQNSLATGKNSLIKVNSRLDTLQRGVYEIVAHASSPRAASVLSGATVNALLGWDAERAQRGVSSARKNIESQLQSLDTRLKTTSPGSADYVSLTTARGVILQNLAQMTALEQTSSGTLSAGADPSDPISPVSPRPLRNAVLAALLTLFAASGLVLLLGSLRRRVNNASDLVPLGLPLLGQLPLMKRSELTRGILGASRSGRLYDALGFLRINLSTAEPKSGRILAVTSAAPGAGKSSLSAALASSFAEGGLRVLLIDADLHRPTQHRVWNMNSTTTVRLPGATKDGQATLPHALMYPDEACALRDPAQAEVDLLPAGQPGRQRQQLLNHPDLAELLRRWATGYDLILIDTPPVLALADTLALTLSTDGVLLVVESGVTSLDEVERVQQIVQQNGIKLLGAVLNKLPRSEQRYYYGYSYTAPSQK
- a CDS encoding glycosyltransferase family 4 protein: MPKRLLYMVTVPVSARTFLTGQLKALKKYDYEVHVASSPQPVEELLRVADNEGVSAHFVPLVREISIKEDFKALIATWRLMRRIRPDITNVGTPKAGLIGGLASALSGTPARVYTLRGLRLETTSGIRRQLLIWMEQLACASAHRVVCVSPSLRERAVELRLTPPDKAVVLGAGSSNGLDSERFMPTSDLLRRAEEIRTFLNLPAGPPTIGFVGRFVKDKGITELIEAFEMLSIEMPDLRLLLLGRYEEGDPVPSNIRHKIESHPNIICPGFVTDTSPYYYLMDLLAFPTHREGFGNVALEAAAAGIPVVATTATGVIDAVQHGITGLIVPVNNSKALADAIQFLIYEPNTAAAMGNAGRARVQRDFQPQRIWQLLDSLYEELMEEHHARRRKNAQKTRIFIKHITHLVLAISTRVLKHISVHLVSPLIKSKRR
- a CDS encoding lipopolysaccharide biosynthesis protein: MSATPNSQKGLSLRRNISWTLVGNLVYALSQWGMLVILARMSSPHIVGQYSLALAVSAPVYMALNLQLRGVQATDANKTYLFGDYLVLRVVTTIIGLIFLSVIVYRYAPDTRIVIGLISLAKAFETISDVLYGRMQAHERMDSIARSTLIKGPVSLLALFVGFLWEGLPGAAGLLAAGWLLLLVAYDLPNALRMSTKDDIRWGGIRVLWQLFKVSAPLGIVMGLVSLNTNIPRYQIEASLNTSALGIYSALAYITVAISLIINATGQAVSPRLARYFAEGNKEGFFKILYKMLSIGIFLGMVGIIGASILGRLVLNLMYGAAYSEYAPLLVTIMVAAGFGYLASFLGYTMTAARKFKEQVPLFLICTAITYMLSYIFVPRYGLSGAALATLISNVVQLGGGAFITYHAILSRNSSPKEHDVHQ
- a CDS encoding SDR family oxidoreductase, which codes for MARYLVTGGAGFIGSHLVEALVNRGDDVVVFDDLSSGRYENIAHLEGRFRFVRDDLRTLPAVEAAMEGVDFVSHLGALGSVPRSIADPITSHNVNATGTLNVLLAAKQARVKRVVYASSSSVYGDNVALPTVETMPLRPISPYALTKLTGEEYCRIFSLVYGLETVTLRFFNVFGPRQWPNSPYAAVIPKFINAMLEGRAPIINGDGLQSRDFTFVLNNIDANLKALEMPAQQVVGRSFNIACGDQISLVDIVSGLNQILGTNIAPEFGPTRPGDIKHSCANIVAAAQLLNYRPLVRFWEGLEQTVDHYRQLMDTPNIL
- a CDS encoding glycosyltransferase, whose protein sequence is MLSQTYELWELILINDGSTDNSVTIAKSYSDPRIILLDDKLNKGLASRLNEITALASGDMIARMDADDIMDPRRLEKQLIYLEMRPEVDLVGSSAYIIDLQNNVTGLRSAKQPARKLIDIVRRGMFIHPSVMGRRSWFLENSYNTALKRSEDFDMWVRTYKKSTFHNIEEPLLYYRETGIAQYKKYIKTQTEKLALLKDYATKYISPREAIYFSFLISGKMLTYSLANFLGLESNLTSKRNQSFTEEQKKQATDRLKSEFRNKII